A region of Cellulophaga sp. RHA19 DNA encodes the following proteins:
- a CDS encoding alpha-galactosidase: MANRRNFIKKAGLGVAGASILSCSSTTKVAVEKSEDDYLSASKVKGSSAIEKVILKVEAPLFCPYHSISTPEEKGGGAHYYKSSAFTHNPFTIAASGMSGSPIIVDANGTFVGFMTTFGYENSTFSFDGVETLTIIVPEGQELFVKESGDGDAAWKAYNREMMKRLNFKPLTTNYPSFWSDVEYCTWVEQKYVSKERYGHFNLLTHNFVKDYLDKIVEYGYPKGKMTLDHGWGQFPDGTINSGFGTWHPDPKKFPDFEKTMGMINEKGFTPGLWIAFPKIHHASSIAKKYPDMLGSWSSSGKVNKTTAERWLNPKADIFEYASEVIYRFYKIGVKKFKIDMSYNTKSDMLHIHKELYRAAKAIDPTIEMEFHVPDIFFTKFTDVTRTNDVWLNDKYNWPARVKTHYEVTYKSSPGRGINIDHIGGNDTGAITEAKFLQHLEMYKGKTGYPLVSVLPHHYGKKCVAATGDYLWDYHKGERKFISDFY; this comes from the coding sequence ATGGCTAACAGAAGAAATTTTATTAAAAAAGCAGGTTTAGGTGTTGCTGGCGCAAGTATATTAAGTTGCTCTTCTACAACTAAAGTTGCTGTAGAAAAATCTGAAGACGATTACTTATCCGCTAGCAAAGTAAAGGGATCTAGTGCAATAGAAAAAGTTATTTTAAAAGTTGAAGCACCTTTGTTTTGTCCGTACCATAGTATATCTACTCCAGAGGAAAAAGGTGGCGGAGCTCATTATTATAAAAGTAGTGCATTTACACACAATCCGTTTACCATTGCAGCTTCAGGGATGTCTGGTTCTCCCATTATTGTAGATGCCAATGGTACGTTTGTGGGCTTTATGACCACTTTTGGTTATGAAAATAGTACGTTTAGTTTTGATGGTGTAGAAACGCTAACCATTATCGTACCAGAAGGTCAGGAGTTATTTGTAAAAGAATCTGGTGATGGTGATGCAGCTTGGAAAGCGTATAACAGAGAAATGATGAAACGTCTTAATTTTAAGCCGTTAACTACAAATTACCCTAGTTTTTGGAGTGATGTTGAATACTGTACTTGGGTAGAACAAAAATATGTATCAAAAGAAAGGTACGGACATTTTAATTTACTAACGCACAACTTTGTTAAGGACTATTTAGATAAAATAGTGGAGTATGGGTATCCCAAAGGTAAAATGACCTTAGATCATGGTTGGGGCCAGTTCCCTGATGGCACTATAAATTCTGGTTTTGGTACTTGGCATCCAGACCCAAAAAAGTTTCCAGACTTTGAAAAAACAATGGGAATGATTAATGAAAAAGGATTTACACCCGGACTTTGGATTGCGTTTCCTAAAATTCATCACGCTAGTAGTATTGCAAAAAAATACCCAGATATGCTAGGTAGTTGGTCATCTAGTGGAAAAGTAAATAAAACCACTGCAGAACGTTGGTTAAACCCTAAAGCAGATATTTTTGAATATGCATCAGAAGTTATATATAGGTTTTATAAAATAGGGGTAAAAAAGTTTAAGATAGATATGTCTTACAACACAAAATCAGATATGTTGCATATACATAAAGAGTTGTATCGCGCAGCAAAAGCAATAGACCCAACTATAGAAATGGAATTTCATGTGCCAGATATATTTTTTACAAAATTTACAGACGTAACTAGAACTAATGATGTTTGGTTAAATGATAAATACAACTGGCCTGCACGTGTAAAAACACATTATGAGGTTACTTATAAATCTTCGCCAGGACGCGGAATAAATATAGACCATATTGGCGGTAATGATACGGGAGCTATAACAGAAGCCAAGTTTTTACAGCATTTAGAAATGTATAAAGGAAAAACGGGGTATCCTTTAGTTTCTGTTTTGCCTCATCATTATGGTAAAAAATGTGTAGCTGCTACAGGAGATTATTTATGGGATTACCATAAGGGAGAACGTAAGTTTATTTCAGATTTCTATTAA
- a CDS encoding sulfatase has translation MKNRITVLLLLFCIYTKAQDKKEQPNILFIAIDDINDWVSPLKGNKQAITPSMDKFTKQGAMVFKNAVCAAPICGPSRSSLLSGFLPSTSGVYGNAHNMLYSDIVKQNATLPEYFSKNGYHTLANGKIFHKHGTANGTDFGHWAFNEFARARRYNNDPVDKSKYTSSKAGIINGVKDENFKNKNAKLSWGPTTDTFKETVDYNVADWAKSQLQRDFDKPFFMGVGFIKPHLPWIVPQEFFNLYKLDDIVPPVVNENDLNDILTPEGKQAYEPTKEYKWVKKHRLEKEATRAYLASISYVDACLGIVVDALEESKYANNTIVVVWGDHGWHLGEKQRYLKNTTWLEAVKTPLFVRVPGMKKAIVVDKNVSLIDLYPTLIELSGLPQKQNLDGHSFASLINNPKAKWDYPGITITQDGTSVLLGKWHYMTTVTGTEQLYNIDEDPLEWKNLITNKKYNHIVTDLKKWVPVKRKKSSKLRFKKMKNYVDAPADPTIKPTRNLDQLN, from the coding sequence ATGAAAAATAGAATTACAGTTTTACTTTTACTTTTTTGTATTTATACTAAAGCACAAGATAAAAAGGAGCAACCTAATATATTATTTATAGCAATAGATGATATTAATGATTGGGTTTCTCCTTTAAAAGGGAATAAGCAAGCCATAACACCAAGTATGGATAAATTTACCAAACAAGGTGCAATGGTGTTTAAAAATGCTGTTTGTGCTGCTCCTATATGCGGACCGTCTAGATCCTCGTTATTATCTGGTTTTTTACCAAGTACATCTGGTGTGTATGGTAATGCGCATAATATGTTGTATTCAGATATTGTAAAACAGAATGCAACCTTGCCAGAGTACTTTTCTAAAAACGGATACCACACATTAGCAAACGGTAAAATATTTCACAAACACGGTACTGCAAACGGAACAGATTTTGGTCATTGGGCGTTTAATGAGTTTGCACGTGCTCGTAGGTATAATAACGACCCAGTAGATAAAAGCAAGTATACTTCTTCAAAGGCAGGTATTATAAATGGTGTAAAAGATGAAAATTTTAAAAACAAGAATGCAAAACTAAGTTGGGGACCAACCACAGATACTTTTAAAGAAACCGTAGATTATAATGTAGCAGATTGGGCAAAGTCGCAATTACAAAGAGATTTTGATAAGCCTTTTTTTATGGGAGTAGGTTTTATTAAACCTCACTTACCTTGGATAGTGCCACAAGAGTTTTTTAATTTATATAAGCTTGATGATATAGTACCACCTGTTGTAAACGAAAACGACTTAAATGATATTTTAACACCAGAAGGCAAACAAGCGTATGAGCCTACAAAAGAATACAAATGGGTTAAAAAGCACAGACTAGAAAAAGAGGCAACTAGAGCATACTTAGCTAGCATATCTTATGTAGATGCTTGCTTAGGAATTGTTGTAGATGCTTTAGAAGAAAGCAAGTACGCTAACAATACTATTGTTGTGGTTTGGGGAGATCACGGTTGGCACTTGGGAGAAAAACAACGTTACCTTAAAAATACAACTTGGTTAGAGGCCGTAAAGACACCATTATTTGTGCGTGTACCTGGTATGAAAAAGGCAATTGTTGTAGATAAAAACGTAAGCTTAATAGATTTGTACCCTACGTTAATAGAATTAAGTGGTTTACCCCAAAAGCAAAATTTAGACGGCCATAGTTTTGCTAGTTTAATTAATAATCCCAAAGCAAAATGGGACTACCCAGGAATAACTATTACTCAAGATGGTACATCTGTATTACTAGGCAAATGGCATTATATGACAACTGTTACAGGAACAGAACAGTTATATAATATAGATGAAGATCCGTTAGAATGGAAAAACTTAATTACTAACAAAAAGTACAACCATATAGTAACCGATTTAAAAAAATGGGTTCCTGTAAAAAGAAAAAAGTCTAGTAAACTTCGATTTAAAAAAATGAAGAATTACGTAGATGCACCAGCAGACCCTACAATTAAACCAACCAGAAACTTAGATCAATTAAACTAA
- a CDS encoding sulfatase, with the protein MRKKINSILVCLLLICGMATAQNNKKQPNVLFIMVDDLNDWVGAFGGNQQAITPNIDALAAKGMVFKNAYCSAPLCNPSRTSILTGYQPSTTGVYGNNEVFREMEGFESTVTLPQYFEENGYETAAAGKIFHNARGGGKEPKEGSDPGSFQQEKIGNAGTVYPSEENRHTHNLNLKENGVKGSFLRSFDWYATDVKDEDNNDFKSAEYCANFISKEHTKPFFVACGIFKPHLPWYAPKKYFDLYNLDDIKLPTVLENDLNDVGRMGYNMAKKGVHKSVLESNNWKQAVRAYLANISFADACVGHVLNALQKSKYADNTIIVLMGDHGWHLGEKEHWSKNVLWERAAKTPLLVVDPRSKNVGVSTKIVSLLDVYPTLVDICNLPEKKDLEGVSIAKLLQNPNAKWSKTALTSKAKGIHSLRNNNYRYTVYSDGFEELYNHKKDPNEWTNIAKDKASKSILIQFRKQLQQKLK; encoded by the coding sequence ATGAGAAAAAAAATTAATAGTATCCTAGTCTGTTTACTACTTATTTGTGGTATGGCAACAGCCCAAAATAACAAAAAACAACCCAACGTTTTATTTATAATGGTAGATGATTTAAACGATTGGGTAGGAGCCTTTGGCGGAAACCAACAAGCCATTACACCAAATATAGATGCGTTAGCGGCAAAGGGTATGGTTTTTAAAAATGCTTATTGTTCTGCACCATTGTGTAACCCTTCTAGAACCAGTATTTTAACCGGATACCAGCCTAGTACTACTGGTGTCTATGGTAATAATGAAGTTTTTAGAGAAATGGAAGGCTTTGAAAGCACAGTAACATTACCACAATATTTTGAAGAAAACGGGTATGAAACTGCTGCGGCAGGTAAAATTTTTCATAATGCAAGAGGTGGTGGCAAAGAACCAAAAGAGGGTAGTGATCCAGGATCTTTTCAGCAAGAAAAAATAGGCAACGCGGGTACTGTATATCCGTCAGAAGAAAATAGACATACTCATAATTTAAATTTAAAAGAAAACGGAGTTAAAGGTTCTTTTTTAAGGTCTTTTGACTGGTACGCAACAGATGTAAAAGATGAGGATAATAACGACTTTAAGTCGGCAGAGTATTGTGCAAATTTTATAAGTAAAGAACATACAAAACCATTTTTTGTTGCTTGTGGTATTTTTAAACCACACTTGCCTTGGTACGCCCCTAAAAAGTATTTTGATTTGTACAATTTAGATGATATTAAATTGCCAACTGTTTTAGAAAACGATTTAAATGATGTTGGTAGAATGGGGTATAATATGGCAAAAAAAGGAGTGCATAAATCCGTATTAGAATCTAATAACTGGAAACAAGCAGTTAGAGCCTATTTGGCAAATATTTCTTTTGCAGATGCTTGTGTAGGTCATGTACTAAATGCATTGCAAAAAAGTAAATATGCAGATAATACTATTATTGTTTTAATGGGAGACCACGGATGGCACTTAGGCGAAAAAGAACACTGGTCTAAAAATGTATTGTGGGAGCGTGCAGCAAAAACACCATTGCTAGTGGTAGACCCTAGATCTAAAAATGTAGGTGTTAGTACAAAAATTGTATCTCTGTTAGATGTTTATCCAACTTTAGTAGACATTTGTAATCTTCCAGAGAAAAAAGATTTAGAAGGGGTAAGTATAGCAAAATTATTGCAAAACCCTAATGCAAAATGGAGTAAAACAGCTTTAACATCTAAGGCCAAAGGCATACACTCTTTGCGTAATAATAACTACAGATATACAGTATATTCAGATGGTTTTGAAGAATTATATAACCATAAAAAAGATCCTAACGAATGGACAAACATTGCTAAAGACAAAGCAAGTAAGTCTATACTAATTCAATTTAGAAAACAACTACAGCAAAAGCTAAAATAA
- a CDS encoding sulfatase has translation MKIITSILCFLPFLLFSQSNKPNIVFLLVDDVGWGDFGCYGATFNETPNIDKLSKDGMLFVNGYAASTVCSPSRAAILAGKYPAKLKLTDWIGGHNYAYAKLAVPNWNKQLEHKEKLLPEVLKEQGYSTAFFGKWHLMPTGKQNFNEHYPTNHGFDINVGGREWGQPKGRGKYFSPFDMPNLDNGKKNDFLTDKLTNAAITYLDTVSKKDPFLLYFSYYTIHGPVMAPKATVKKYKKKSSTFVNTKNEYVSATRAAMVERLDVSVGKILDKLNVLGIANNTIVILTGDNGGNYDQTTNGLRGYKGYGYEGGVREPLIVKWANNIAPGTTSAVPVMGIDFYPTILDMVGVTNYNAKEIDGESFLPILTGEKSKLKRKSLFWHYPHYHRTKPYGSILDNNWKLLEFFEDGKLELYNLTTDPNETTNLASTNVVKVRKMKKKLEKWRASVGAQMMKQNPNYNPAKEAIRVK, from the coding sequence ATGAAAATTATAACATCTATACTTTGCTTTTTGCCCTTTCTTTTATTTTCTCAATCTAATAAACCTAATATTGTTTTTTTGCTGGTAGATGATGTTGGTTGGGGAGATTTTGGCTGTTATGGTGCTACGTTTAATGAAACACCAAATATTGATAAACTAAGTAAAGACGGAATGTTGTTTGTAAACGGCTATGCAGCTAGTACCGTATGTTCTCCTAGTAGGGCAGCAATTTTGGCAGGTAAATACCCTGCAAAATTGAAACTAACAGACTGGATTGGTGGTCATAATTATGCATATGCTAAACTAGCAGTGCCAAACTGGAATAAGCAATTAGAACATAAAGAAAAATTACTGCCAGAGGTATTAAAAGAACAAGGCTACTCAACTGCTTTTTTTGGTAAATGGCATTTAATGCCTACAGGTAAGCAAAATTTTAATGAGCATTACCCAACAAACCACGGTTTTGATATAAACGTTGGTGGTAGAGAATGGGGGCAACCTAAAGGTAGAGGTAAATATTTTTCTCCTTTTGATATGCCTAATTTAGATAATGGTAAAAAAAACGATTTTTTAACCGACAAGTTAACCAACGCAGCAATAACGTATTTAGATACGGTATCTAAAAAAGATCCCTTTTTACTGTATTTTTCATATTACACAATACACGGTCCGGTTATGGCACCTAAGGCTACGGTAAAAAAATACAAGAAAAAATCTAGCACTTTTGTAAATACTAAAAACGAATATGTTAGTGCAACTAGGGCTGCAATGGTAGAAAGGTTAGATGTTAGTGTTGGTAAAATACTAGACAAGTTAAATGTGCTTGGTATTGCAAATAATACCATTGTTATTTTAACAGGAGATAATGGCGGTAATTATGACCAAACCACAAACGGGTTAAGAGGGTACAAGGGCTACGGGTATGAAGGCGGAGTAAGAGAACCTTTAATAGTAAAATGGGCCAATAATATAGCACCTGGCACTACATCTGCTGTACCGGTTATGGGAATAGATTTTTACCCTACAATTTTAGATATGGTTGGTGTAACAAATTACAATGCTAAAGAAATAGATGGCGAGTCTTTTTTACCAATACTTACTGGTGAAAAAAGTAAATTAAAACGAAAAAGTTTGTTTTGGCATTACCCACACTATCACAGAACAAAACCTTACGGATCTATTTTAGATAACAATTGGAAATTGCTAGAGTTTTTTGAAGACGGAAAATTAGAGTTGTACAACTTAACTACAGATCCTAACGAAACAACAAACCTTGCAAGTACTAATGTAGTCAAGGTACGTAAAATGAAAAAGAAGTTAGAGAAATGGAGAGCATCAGTAGGAGCACAAATGATGAAGCAAAACCCCAATTACAACCCGGCAAAAGAAGCTATAAGAGTTAAATAA
- a CDS encoding putative Ig domain-containing protein — protein MINTSYTNILCLLVCFTLIVSCNTKEEQKVYQPKNPKGKYILTPKASTSPNINGPTVFGVRPGSQFLYSIPVTGKRPMEFAVKGLPAGLKLNTETGVISGVIKNLQKRDYALTFVAKNKKGEQKKNFTIVVGETICLTPPMGWNSWNCWGPDVTQKNVIASAQAMVNKGLANYGWSYINVDDGWQSHRGGKHHGILADSVKFPNMQAMATKIHEMGLKVGIYSSPWVTTYAGYIGGSSDTKDGYWDQTMNDKKLKKKRTFTRVATYTFDENDVAQWTDWGIDYLKYDWNPNEPESTIRMANALIKSNRDIVYSLSNTAPIENAALFGEIVNCFRTDGDLKDRWGGKGSHKSIRDEWVAHRNWLEKGFAGAPGHFPDPDMLVIGEVNTRSKNPQPSRLTADEQYSHVSLWSLWAAPLLIGCPIETMDKFTVNLVTNSEVLAIHQDEVAIPGKTVFYDDTMEIVVKELSDGSKAIGLFNLKNKEQTITVNWELLGISGPQNFRDVWRQKDIGEFTNQFSASVPRHGVIFVKVTTAK, from the coding sequence ATGATAAATACGTCATACACTAATATTCTTTGTTTATTAGTATGCTTTACTCTAATTGTTTCTTGTAATACTAAAGAAGAACAAAAAGTGTATCAACCTAAAAACCCAAAAGGTAAATACATTTTAACTCCCAAGGCAAGTACTAGTCCTAATATAAACGGACCAACAGTGTTTGGCGTACGCCCAGGATCTCAGTTTTTATATAGCATACCTGTAACAGGAAAAAGACCAATGGAGTTTGCCGTAAAAGGATTGCCTGCAGGTTTAAAATTAAATACAGAAACAGGTGTAATAAGTGGTGTTATTAAAAATCTGCAAAAAAGAGATTATGCGCTAACATTTGTTGCTAAAAATAAAAAAGGAGAACAAAAAAAGAACTTTACAATTGTAGTGGGTGAAACCATTTGTTTAACTCCGCCTATGGGCTGGAATAGTTGGAACTGTTGGGGACCAGATGTTACACAAAAAAATGTAATTGCATCTGCGCAAGCAATGGTTAACAAAGGCCTAGCAAATTATGGGTGGAGCTATATAAATGTAGACGATGGTTGGCAATCTCACAGAGGTGGTAAACATCATGGTATTTTAGCAGATTCTGTCAAGTTTCCAAATATGCAGGCAATGGCAACTAAAATTCATGAAATGGGATTAAAAGTTGGTATTTATTCATCTCCGTGGGTAACTACATATGCAGGCTATATTGGTGGTTCTAGTGATACTAAAGACGGATATTGGGACCAAACAATGAACGATAAAAAACTAAAAAAGAAACGAACATTTACCAGAGTAGCTACATATACTTTTGATGAAAATGATGTGGCACAATGGACAGATTGGGGTATAGATTATTTAAAGTATGATTGGAACCCTAATGAGCCAGAAAGTACCATACGTATGGCTAATGCATTAATAAAGAGTAATAGAGACATTGTATATTCATTAAGCAACACGGCTCCTATAGAAAATGCAGCACTATTTGGCGAAATTGTAAATTGTTTTAGAACAGATGGAGATTTAAAAGATAGGTGGGGCGGAAAAGGAAGTCATAAAAGTATAAGAGATGAGTGGGTTGCACACAGAAACTGGTTAGAAAAAGGTTTTGCTGGCGCTCCAGGCCATTTTCCAGACCCAGATATGTTAGTTATTGGTGAGGTAAACACTAGAAGTAAAAATCCGCAACCGTCTCGCCTAACTGCAGATGAGCAATACTCTCACGTATCACTTTGGTCTTTATGGGCAGCACCATTATTAATTGGTTGCCCTATAGAAACTATGGATAAGTTTACGGTTAATTTAGTAACCAATTCTGAGGTATTAGCAATTCATCAAGATGAAGTAGCAATACCAGGAAAAACTGTTTTTTATGATGATACTATGGAGATTGTAGTTAAAGAATTATCAGACGGTAGCAAAGCAATTGGCCTTTTTAATCTAAAAAATAAAGAACAAACTATTACTGTAAATTGGGAGTTGTTAGGTATTTCTGGGCCTCAAAATTTTAGAGATGTTTGGAGACAAAAAGATATTGGAGAGTTTACCAATCAGTTTTCTGCTAGTGTACCTAGGCACGGAGTAATTTTTGTAAAAGTTACAACTGCTAAATAA
- a CDS encoding RidA family protein gives MKKQVINPWQWQNDRGYVQAVEVARAEGTLYIAGQTAIDSNGKSSAEDMKSQVSASIKNLEQVIKDAGYECKNIVRLNIYTTSTEEFFSCFDIFQNWITKHNIKQASTLLEVQSLFETLKVELEATVVR, from the coding sequence ATGAAAAAACAAGTAATTAACCCTTGGCAATGGCAAAATGATAGAGGTTATGTACAAGCAGTTGAAGTAGCTAGGGCAGAAGGAACTTTATACATAGCAGGGCAAACAGCAATAGATTCTAATGGGAAATCTAGTGCTGAAGATATGAAAAGTCAAGTAAGTGCATCTATTAAAAATTTAGAACAGGTAATTAAAGATGCTGGTTATGAGTGTAAAAATATTGTTAGGTTAAATATATACACTACGTCTACAGAAGAATTTTTTTCTTGTTTTGATATTTTTCAAAATTGGATAACAAAACACAATATAAAACAAGCAAGTACTTTATTAGAAGTACAAAGTCTTTTTGAAACATTAAAGGTAGAATTAGAGGCTACCGTAGTAAGGTAA
- a CDS encoding Crp/Fnr family transcriptional regulator has translation MKNKLKEHIVKLIPLSDNEFSFVLSHFNIEKYKKNEFLIQEGEDVNHCYFVISGLLKLVFNDANGKQHIVSFAMEDWWESDFLAYFEQTKAKMSLQCVEDTEVYSISLKNYYKLSSKMPKIERFFLKKSHSGHIASQNRILSFLTSNAKERYVQLLKQQPILFQRVPKTLLASYLGVSRETLSRLSS, from the coding sequence ATGAAGAACAAATTAAAAGAACACATAGTAAAATTAATTCCTCTTTCTGATAACGAGTTTAGTTTTGTGTTATCTCATTTTAATATTGAAAAATATAAAAAGAATGAGTTTCTTATTCAAGAAGGCGAAGATGTAAACCATTGTTATTTTGTTATTTCGGGACTCTTAAAATTAGTATTTAACGATGCAAATGGTAAACAACATATAGTATCTTTTGCAATGGAAGACTGGTGGGAAAGTGATTTTTTAGCCTATTTTGAGCAAACCAAAGCAAAAATGTCATTGCAATGTGTAGAGGATACTGAGGTGTATTCAATTAGTCTTAAAAATTATTATAAATTATCTTCTAAAATGCCTAAGATAGAGCGTTTTTTTCTTAAAAAATCTCACTCAGGACACATAGCCTCACAAAACAGGATTTTATCTTTTTTAACCTCAAATGCAAAGGAGCGTTATGTACAGTTGTTAAAGCAACAACCAATTTTGTTTCAAAGAGTACCTAAAACTCTTTTAGCTTCTTATTTAGGTGTGTCACGAGAAACACTTAGTAGGTTATCATCTTAA
- the map gene encoding type I methionyl aminopeptidase, whose product MSITTESELLGMIKVSEVVGTTLKLMKEYAKVGMSTKELDAYGGEILKRYGAKSAPYETYGFPGYACISVNKEAAHGIPSKNKILKEGDLINIDVSAELNGFWSDNGGSFVIGEDIHNHQPLVDASKNILHKAITNIKGGVKIADIGHLIESEAKKSGFKVIKNLAGHGVGRSLHEEPENILNYRVRTNRERFKKNTTVAIETFISTKSTVAVELKDGWTLVGNKGGYVTQHEQTILVTDNTPIILTESNGMWN is encoded by the coding sequence ATGTCTATAACAACAGAATCAGAATTACTAGGAATGATAAAAGTTAGTGAAGTTGTTGGAACTACACTAAAATTAATGAAAGAGTATGCTAAAGTTGGTATGTCTACTAAAGAATTAGATGCTTATGGCGGAGAAATATTAAAGCGCTATGGAGCTAAATCTGCTCCTTATGAGACTTATGGCTTTCCTGGTTACGCTTGTATAAGTGTAAATAAAGAAGCTGCTCACGGTATTCCGTCTAAAAATAAAATACTAAAAGAAGGAGATTTAATAAATATTGATGTTTCTGCGGAGTTAAACGGATTTTGGTCAGACAATGGTGGTTCTTTTGTTATTGGTGAGGATATTCATAATCACCAACCACTTGTAGATGCTTCTAAAAATATATTACACAAAGCAATTACAAATATTAAAGGAGGAGTAAAAATAGCAGACATTGGACACTTAATAGAGTCCGAGGCTAAGAAATCTGGTTTTAAAGTAATTAAAAATTTAGCAGGCCACGGAGTAGGTAGAAGTTTGCATGAAGAACCTGAAAATATTTTGAATTATAGAGTTAGAACTAATCGTGAGAGATTTAAAAAAAATACTACCGTTGCAATAGAGACTTTTATCTCTACAAAATCTACTGTTGCTGTAGAGTTAAAAGATGGTTGGACTTTGGTTGGTAATAAAGGAGGATACGTAACACAGCACGAGCAAACAATACTAGTTACAGATAACACACCAATAATTTTAACAGAATCTAATGGTATGTGGAACTAG
- a CDS encoding MCP four helix bundle domain-containing protein gives MTFYNKLKWILGILMIFVLIIATNLIDKNNFVRVRDSVVTIYEDRLIANDLIFEMLQLVQEKEIAVAVSDSTFFKDKNLKVNTNLQSLVSRFEQTKLTTQETKVFDSYKNNLKTLIKSESQFLSTGHNNKSKVVAQLKKIKTNLSDLSKIQLNEGSRQMLISKRAVDTVELFTQIEIYFLVLLAIIIQIIVMYNPKEKA, from the coding sequence ATGACGTTTTACAACAAGTTAAAATGGATACTAGGAATCTTAATGATTTTTGTCTTAATAATTGCAACAAATTTAATAGACAAAAATAATTTTGTGCGTGTTCGTGATTCTGTTGTAACAATTTATGAAGACAGGTTAATTGCAAATGATCTCATTTTTGAAATGCTCCAATTAGTTCAGGAGAAAGAAATTGCAGTTGCTGTATCTGATTCTACTTTTTTTAAAGATAAAAATTTAAAAGTCAACACTAATCTGCAGTCTTTGGTTTCTAGGTTTGAGCAAACAAAACTTACAACGCAAGAAACAAAGGTGTTTGATAGTTATAAAAATAACCTTAAGACGTTAATAAAATCTGAAAGTCAATTTTTAAGTACAGGTCATAATAACAAGTCTAAAGTTGTTGCTCAACTAAAAAAAATAAAGACAAATCTTAGCGATTTATCAAAAATTCAGTTGAATGAAGGAAGTAGGCAAATGTTAATTAGTAAACGTGCTGTAGATACTGTAGAGTTGTTTACACAAATTGAAATTTATTTTCTGGTTCTTTTGGCTATCATCATACAAATAATAGTAATGTACAACCCTAAAGAAAAAGCTTAA
- a CDS encoding DUF4952 domain-containing protein: MNSILKYILLSSTVLIFGFSNKFVNSKTELKCNLLEAYAITHKELEFVKCEEVKNSQIIYRATYRVRGNKSKIVEDFLKENYGMGNLKWACCGWDNAGVYGQFEHPEFEKIDPYCSAVISMFASGEKIDKSKNTINLEHDRDKIEYFTVTVELIIT; this comes from the coding sequence ATGAATTCAATTCTAAAATATATACTGCTTTCTTCTACAGTTCTAATTTTTGGTTTCTCAAATAAGTTTGTTAATTCAAAAACAGAACTTAAGTGTAATTTATTAGAAGCTTATGCAATAACACATAAAGAGTTAGAATTTGTAAAATGTGAAGAAGTAAAAAACAGTCAAATAATTTATAGAGCTACTTACAGAGTACGTGGAAATAAATCTAAAATAGTAGAAGATTTCCTTAAAGAAAATTATGGAATGGGAAATTTAAAATGGGCTTGTTGTGGATGGGACAATGCTGGTGTATACGGACAATTTGAACACCCAGAATTTGAGAAAATTGATCCTTATTGTTCTGCCGTTATTAGTATGTTTGCCTCTGGAGAAAAAATAGATAAATCAAAAAATACTATTAATTTAGAACACGACAGAGATAAAATTGAATATTTTACTGTAACAGTAGAATTAATTATAACGTAA
- a CDS encoding type II toxin-antitoxin system RelE/ParE family toxin gives MEDLENIWIYTFKKWTKEQADRYYDLIMAEIDFISDNYLIGKSAEQTRKNYRVTKIKSHLIFYRKVENEIVEIVRILHQRMDIKKQLK, from the coding sequence ATTGAAGATTTAGAAAACATTTGGATTTATACTTTTAAAAAATGGACTAAAGAACAAGCAGACAGGTATTACGATTTAATAATGGCTGAAATAGATTTTATTTCGGATAATTATCTGATTGGAAAATCGGCTGAACAAACCCGAAAAAATTATCGTGTAACGAAAATTAAATCGCATCTAATATTCTACAGAAAAGTTGAAAATGAAATTGTAGAAATCGTTAGAATTTTACATCAGAGAATGGATATTAAAAAACAACTGAAATAA